GACGGCCAGGACGATGCGGGATTGGTCTTGTGGCGGACGGGAGTAGCTGAGGGCCGGCTTGAAGAGGAGCACCAGGAGCAGGAGGAGGGCGGCCAGTCGCAGTCCCAGCAGGAGGGCGGCGCGTCGCGGCGGCAGTTCGCGAAACACGCGGCGGTAGAAGAGGACGGCGGTGGCGACGGCGGCGAGGGTCACCAGGATGACCGCAGTGGGATTGGCCTGCCAGATCAGCTCGTAGCGCTCCATGCCGTTACTCTACGCGAGTCGGTCCCGATCGTCAATCGACAGGCGGATCACTGGGCGGTGAGGCGTCTGAACCAGGGGGTTTGGATCAGTTCGGCAATGCCGGAGACGGCCAGGTCGGCTTGGACGCCTTTGTTTCGCGGGCGGCGGTTTCCGGCGATCCAGACGGAGGTCAGGCCGAAGCGGAGGGCCATGCGGACGTCGGTGTCGGGATTGTCGCCGATCATGGCCATCTGGGAGGGGCGCAGGCCAAAGTGCTGCTGGGCGAGGCGGATGACCCAGCGGTTGGGTTTGCCCGCGATGTCGGTCGGACGGATGCCGG
Above is a window of Phycisphaerae bacterium DNA encoding:
- a CDS encoding HAD hydrolase-like protein, which translates into the protein LVGFDTELTYAKLRTACDLLRAGARLFATHPDLNCPTPDGPIPDTGSLLACIQTSTGIRPTDIAGKPNRWVIRLAQQHFGLRPSQMAMIGDNPDTDVRMALRFGLTSVWIAGNRRPRNKGVQADLAVSGIAELIQTPWFRRLTAQ